The Pseudomonas orientalis genome contains a region encoding:
- a CDS encoding choline ABC transporter substrate-binding protein, whose amino-acid sequence MKGSPSLLLAAMLSLPVMAHAAEPEQCKTVNFSDVGWTDITVTTATTSEILKGLGYKPRTTMISVPVTYKSLADGKNMDIFLGNWMPTMENDIKQYRDAGTVETVRANLENAKYTLAVPEALYDKGLKDFADIAKFKDELGGKIYGIEPGNDGNRTIQTLIDKDAFGLKTAGFKVVESSEAGMLSQVERASKRNQAIVFLGWEPHPMNTRFKMKYLTGGDDSFGPNYGQATIYTNTRKGYTQECSNVGQLLKNLVFTLDMESTLMGNVLDDKMKADAAAKAWLQKNPQVLDTWLAGVTTVDGKPGLDAVKAYLAK is encoded by the coding sequence ATGAAAGGTTCACCCTCGTTGTTGTTGGCCGCCATGCTGAGTCTGCCGGTCATGGCGCACGCCGCAGAACCGGAACAGTGCAAGACCGTCAACTTCTCCGATGTCGGCTGGACCGACATCACCGTCACCACCGCGACCACCAGCGAAATCCTCAAGGGCCTGGGCTACAAGCCGCGCACCACGATGATTTCGGTCCCAGTGACCTACAAGTCCCTGGCCGACGGCAAGAACATGGACATCTTCCTCGGCAACTGGATGCCGACCATGGAAAACGACATCAAGCAGTACCGCGATGCCGGCACGGTGGAAACCGTACGTGCCAACCTGGAGAACGCCAAATACACCCTGGCGGTGCCCGAGGCGCTGTATGACAAGGGCCTGAAAGACTTCGCCGACATCGCCAAATTCAAGGATGAGCTGGGCGGCAAGATCTACGGCATCGAGCCGGGCAACGACGGCAACCGCACCATCCAGACGTTGATCGACAAAGACGCCTTCGGCCTCAAGACCGCCGGTTTCAAGGTGGTCGAATCCAGTGAAGCCGGGATGCTCTCCCAGGTTGAACGCGCCTCAAAGCGCAACCAGGCCATCGTGTTCCTGGGCTGGGAACCGCACCCGATGAACACCCGCTTCAAGATGAAGTACCTGACCGGGGGTGACGATTCGTTCGGCCCCAACTACGGCCAGGCCACCATCTACACCAACACCCGCAAGGGCTACACCCAGGAATGCAGCAACGTCGGCCAGTTGCTGAAAAACCTGGTGTTCACGCTGGACATGGAAAGCACCCTGATGGGTAACGTCCTGGACGACAAGATGAAGGCCGACGCCGCCGCCAAGGCCTGGCTGCAGAAGAACCCGCAAGTGCTCGACACCTGGCTCGCCGGTGTCACCACCGTCGATGGCAAACCAGGACTCGACGCCGTCAAGGCTTACCTCGCCAAGTAA